One Yoonia sp. BS5-3 genomic window carries:
- a CDS encoding thiazole synthase, translated as MPLFYGTQISSRLMLGTAQYPSPAVLADAFRRSGAGIATVSVRREAGGEQAGQDFWALIQDLGVAILPNTAGCHTVREAVTTAQMARELFDTNWIKLEVIGHADTLQPDPFGLVEAAAQLTADGFEVFPYCTEDLVLCERLVEVGCEVLMPWGAPIGTGLGLNNVYGLRSLRAHFPDLPLVVDAGLGLPSQAAHAIELGYDAVLLNTAVAKAGDPAAMAQGFAQAVEAGALAAKADPMDPRDMAAPSTPVLGKAFL; from the coding sequence ATGCCGCTTTTTTATGGCACCCAGATTTCATCCCGCTTGATGTTGGGCACCGCGCAATATCCCTCACCTGCGGTTCTTGCCGATGCGTTTCGCAGATCTGGCGCAGGTATTGCCACCGTATCGGTCCGCCGCGAGGCAGGGGGCGAGCAAGCAGGTCAGGATTTCTGGGCGCTGATCCAGGACCTTGGCGTTGCCATCCTGCCCAATACGGCCGGATGCCATACCGTCCGCGAAGCTGTCACCACTGCCCAGATGGCCCGCGAGCTTTTTGATACCAATTGGATCAAGCTCGAGGTTATCGGCCATGCCGACACGTTGCAGCCTGATCCCTTTGGCCTGGTTGAGGCCGCCGCGCAGCTAACTGCGGATGGTTTTGAGGTCTTTCCTTATTGCACCGAGGATTTGGTTCTGTGCGAACGTCTGGTTGAGGTCGGTTGCGAAGTGCTGATGCCCTGGGGCGCGCCGATTGGCACGGGCTTGGGTCTGAATAATGTTTATGGCTTGCGCAGTTTGCGCGCCCACTTCCCTGATTTGCCCCTTGTTGTTGACGCCGGCCTTGGTCTGCCATCACAAGCCGCCCACGCCATTGAGCTGGGCTATGACGCGGTTTTGCTGAATACCGCCGTTGCAAAGGCGGGCGATCCGGCGGCGATGGCACAGGGATTTGCCCAGGCCGTTGAGGCAGGCGCGCTTGCCGCAAAGGCCGACCCGATGGATCCGCGCGATATGGCGGCCCCTTCCACCCCGGTCTTGGGAAAGGCGTTCTTATGA
- the thiS gene encoding sulfur carrier protein ThiS, whose amino-acid sequence MKIIVNGEPCESTAPTLAQLLAQLGKAEAKVATSVNEAFIPQTLRAQTPLNDGDRVEIVAPRQGG is encoded by the coding sequence ATGAAGATCATCGTGAACGGTGAGCCATGCGAGAGCACGGCGCCGACACTGGCCCAGCTATTGGCGCAACTTGGCAAAGCAGAGGCTAAAGTGGCCACGTCGGTCAATGAAGCGTTTATACCGCAGACGCTTCGCGCCCAGACGCCCCTCAATGACGGTGACCGGGTTGAGATCGTAGCCCCAAGGCAAGGGGGTTAG
- a CDS encoding FAD-dependent oxidoreductase has product MTTPFTILGAGVCGLAMAAELSSRGAPVTVIDPQGPPGAHACSWWAGGMLAPDCEGVSAEPEIQRQGRKAAAWWQRHGANIHKNGTMVVALGRDQGDLTTFARRAPAAQRLTRDQIGALEPHLAERFAAALFLAEEAHLDPRETLTALHDRLARRSVAFQTAAQGPLIDCRGLTARDALSDLRGVKGEMLVVRCNDVSLSRPIRLLHPRFPLYIVPRGDGVFMLGATQIETGERSRPTLRSVMELMNAAYALHPAFGEAELLEIGVDARPAFPDNQPRIRHLGDRIYANGLFRHGFLLAPALASMTADLLLKGITPEVWYEDHRER; this is encoded by the coding sequence ATGACCACGCCCTTCACCATCCTTGGCGCAGGCGTCTGCGGTCTGGCCATGGCGGCGGAACTATCGTCGCGCGGCGCGCCCGTTACCGTGATCGATCCGCAAGGCCCGCCGGGGGCGCATGCGTGTTCCTGGTGGGCGGGCGGGATGCTTGCCCCTGATTGTGAAGGCGTCAGCGCTGAGCCGGAAATACAGCGCCAGGGCCGAAAGGCCGCTGCATGGTGGCAGCGTCATGGTGCAAATATTCACAAGAACGGCACGATGGTTGTCGCCTTGGGTCGCGATCAAGGCGATCTGACCACGTTTGCCCGCCGCGCCCCTGCCGCGCAGCGTCTGACCCGCGATCAGATCGGTGCCCTTGAACCCCATCTGGCCGAGCGCTTCGCTGCCGCCCTGTTTCTTGCAGAGGAGGCCCATTTGGATCCGCGTGAAACTTTGACCGCGTTGCACGATCGGCTGGCCCGTCGGAGTGTTGCTTTCCAGACGGCTGCGCAGGGGCCGCTGATTGACTGCCGCGGCCTGACGGCCCGCGATGCATTGTCTGATCTGCGCGGCGTTAAGGGTGAAATGCTGGTCGTCCGCTGCAATGATGTGTCGCTTTCGCGGCCAATCCGTCTGCTACACCCCCGCTTTCCGCTTTACATCGTCCCGCGCGGCGACGGTGTCTTTATGCTGGGCGCGACCCAGATTGAGACCGGTGAGCGCAGCCGCCCGACGCTACGGTCGGTCATGGAACTGATGAATGCAGCATACGCCCTGCATCCCGCTTTTGGAGAGGCCGAACTGCTGGAAATCGGCGTCGATGCCCGCCCTGCCTTTCCTGACAATCAACCCCGTATTCGCCACTTGGGCGACCGGATTTACGCAAATGGCCTTTTTCGGCATGGTTTTCTGTTGGCGCCTGCTTTGGCGTCGATGACTGCTGATCTGTTGCTGAAGGGCATAACACCTGAGGTTTGGTATGAAGATCATCGTGAACGGTGA
- the thiD gene encoding bifunctional hydroxymethylpyrimidine kinase/phosphomethylpyrimidine kinase, translating to MTAKALTIAGSDSGGGAGIQADLKTFSALGVYGASVITAVTAQNTQAVTAIHPIPDDVVTAQIKAVLDDIQIGAIKIGMLGTPSLIKAVAEAIGDFDGPVVLDPVMVAKSGDVLLADSAIAALKTHLLPRASLLTPNLPEAAKLVGDAGRADQPQALLKLGPRAVLMKGGHAAGDVCIDDLVGDTGTQSFAAPRVATGNTHGTGCSFSSAIAAFLAKGHALPDAVSQAHDWLHKAILAADDLQVGRGHGPVHHFHALWT from the coding sequence ATGACAGCGAAGGCTTTGACGATTGCCGGTTCGGATTCGGGGGGCGGCGCGGGTATCCAGGCCGATCTGAAGACTTTTTCGGCGCTTGGTGTTTACGGTGCTTCGGTTATCACAGCCGTCACCGCCCAAAACACGCAGGCGGTCACCGCGATCCACCCCATTCCGGACGATGTTGTTACCGCCCAGATCAAAGCCGTTTTGGATGACATCCAAATCGGTGCGATCAAGATTGGCATGCTGGGTACGCCGTCGCTGATCAAAGCTGTTGCTGAGGCGATTGGTGACTTTGACGGCCCTGTAGTGCTGGACCCTGTGATGGTCGCAAAATCGGGGGATGTTCTATTGGCCGATAGCGCCATAGCGGCTTTGAAAACCCATCTTCTGCCTCGCGCATCCTTGTTGACCCCAAATTTGCCAGAAGCCGCCAAGCTGGTTGGTGACGCAGGCCGCGCAGATCAGCCGCAGGCTCTTCTGAAATTGGGGCCACGTGCCGTCTTGATGAAAGGTGGCCATGCGGCGGGGGATGTTTGTATCGATGATTTGGTTGGTGACACAGGTACGCAATCATTTGCGGCCCCGCGTGTTGCGACCGGTAACACGCATGGCACCGGGTGTTCCTTTTCATCGGCGATTGCCGCGTTTCTGGCCAAGGGACATGCCCTGCCTGATGCTGTGTCCCAGGCGCATGACTGGCTGCATAAGGCGATCCTGGCGGCAGATGACTTGCAGGTGGGGCGTGGGCATGGGCCGGTCCATCATTTTCATGCGCTTTGGACATGA
- the ahcY gene encoding adenosylhomocysteinase, producing the protein MATDYIVKDIDLAAFGRKELDIAETEMPGLMSLREEYGESKPLKGARIVGSLHMTIQTAVLIETLVELGADVRWASCNIFSTQDHAAAAIAAGGTPVFAIKGQSLEEHWDYLDKSFMFPDGPNMILDDGGDATLYVLLGARAEAGEDIIPVPQSEEEEVIKAQIKKRMAESPGWFTKTRDQIKGVSEETTTGVHRLYDLHKNGQLPFPAINVNDSVTKSKFDNKYGCKESLVDGIRRATDTMMAGKVAVVCGYGDVGKGSAASLAGAGARVKVTEVDPICALQAAMDGFEVVILEDELATADVFITTTGNKDVIRIEHMREMKDMAIVGNIGHFDNEIQVAALKNHKWTNIKEQVDMIEMPSGNRLILLSEGRLLNLGNATGHPSFVMSASFTNQVLAQMELWNNDDAYAVGVHILPKHLDEKVARLHLKRIGVKLTELKKEQADYIGVTVEGPFKPEHYRY; encoded by the coding sequence ATGGCAACCGACTATATCGTCAAAGACATCGACCTCGCTGCGTTTGGCCGCAAGGAACTGGATATCGCTGAAACGGAAATGCCGGGCCTGATGTCCCTGCGTGAGGAATACGGTGAAAGCAAACCGCTGAAAGGTGCCCGGATCGTTGGGTCTTTGCACATGACCATTCAAACCGCTGTTCTGATCGAGACCTTGGTTGAACTGGGCGCGGATGTTCGTTGGGCGTCTTGCAACATTTTCTCAACCCAGGATCATGCCGCAGCTGCGATTGCTGCTGGCGGTACACCCGTCTTTGCGATCAAGGGCCAATCCCTTGAGGAACATTGGGATTATCTGGACAAATCCTTTATGTTCCCTGACGGGCCGAACATGATCCTGGATGATGGCGGTGATGCGACCCTTTACGTTCTGCTGGGCGCGCGGGCCGAAGCGGGCGAGGATATCATCCCCGTGCCGCAATCCGAAGAAGAAGAGGTCATCAAAGCCCAGATCAAAAAACGGATGGCCGAAAGCCCTGGCTGGTTCACCAAGACACGCGATCAGATCAAAGGTGTGTCCGAGGAAACAACCACAGGTGTGCACCGCCTTTACGATCTGCACAAGAATGGCCAACTGCCCTTCCCCGCAATCAATGTGAACGATTCTGTCACCAAGTCGAAATTTGACAATAAATATGGCTGTAAGGAATCGTTGGTTGATGGCATCCGCCGCGCCACCGACACAATGATGGCTGGTAAGGTCGCCGTTGTTTGTGGTTATGGCGATGTGGGCAAAGGCTCTGCTGCGTCACTGGCCGGTGCCGGTGCCCGCGTCAAAGTCACCGAGGTGGATCCAATCTGCGCCCTGCAAGCCGCCATGGACGGGTTCGAGGTTGTGATTCTAGAGGATGAACTCGCAACAGCTGACGTTTTCATCACCACGACCGGCAACAAAGACGTCATCCGGATTGAGCATATGCGCGAAATGAAGGACATGGCGATCGTCGGTAACATCGGCCATTTCGACAATGAAATTCAGGTTGCCGCGCTCAAGAACCATAAATGGACCAACATCAAAGAACAGGTGGATATGATCGAGATGCCATCTGGCAACCGTCTGATCCTACTGTCCGAGGGCCGTTTGCTGAACCTTGGCAATGCGACCGGGCATCCATCCTTTGTGATGTCGGCTTCATTTACCAACCAGGTTCTGGCCCAGATGGAGCTGTGGAACAATGATGATGCTTATGCGGTCGGCGTGCATATCCTGCCCAAACATCTTGATGAGAAAGTTGCGCGCCTGCATCTGAAGCGGATTGGTGTGAAGCTGACTGAGCTGAAAAAAGAGCAGGCCGATTATATCGGCGTGACCGTTGAAGGACCGTTCAAGCCAGAACATTACCGGTACTAA
- a CDS encoding extensin family protein → MALIRGLAAFLFVGLLGFGAYQALMHPNTPLPPQWNPVQPLSIDDPVTPITGWKLNRAVADGQSCLAVLNGHAALQPLTDFEASDQCHIRDRVALQGVGNARLNGLETRCAIALRMAMWERHSLQPAARNILGTALRDITQTGSYNCRTIRTGSGPSTRMSTHATADAIDISGFGFADGRQISLLQDWVGTDAEAAFLRAARDGACEWFRLTLSPDYNSLHADHFHLQSKGWGSCR, encoded by the coding sequence TTGGCCCTGATCAGGGGCCTGGCCGCTTTTTTGTTTGTTGGTTTGCTGGGATTTGGTGCCTATCAGGCCTTGATGCATCCCAACACGCCGTTGCCCCCGCAATGGAATCCGGTGCAGCCCCTTTCCATTGATGATCCGGTCACGCCGATCACCGGATGGAAACTTAATCGCGCTGTAGCGGATGGGCAAAGCTGCTTAGCTGTTCTAAACGGGCATGCCGCATTGCAGCCCTTGACCGATTTTGAAGCCAGCGATCAATGTCATATCAGGGACCGTGTCGCGTTACAGGGCGTCGGCAATGCGCGGCTGAACGGGTTGGAAACACGCTGTGCCATCGCCTTACGAATGGCGATGTGGGAACGCCATAGCTTGCAACCCGCCGCCCGGAATATCCTTGGGACTGCGTTACGCGACATCACCCAAACCGGTAGTTATAATTGTCGCACGATACGCACGGGCAGCGGGCCCTCCACCCGGATGAGCACCCATGCAACCGCCGATGCAATCGATATCTCAGGGTTTGGATTTGCCGATGGACGGCAGATTTCACTGTTGCAGGATTGGGTCGGCACCGACGCCGAGGCCGCGTTTTTACGGGCGGCACGGGATGGGGCGTGTGAGTGGTTCAGGCTGACGCTTTCGCCAGATTACAACAGCCTGCACGCGGATCATTTCCACCTGCAATCCAAAGGCTGGGGATCGTGCCGGTAG
- a CDS encoding DUF2853 family protein, which translates to MGKRDDLIAKYADDLKNKCGMTPDMDLLTKVTIGCGPAIYNADASTVAAGQPDEIETVKNNFLIKKLGLKDSAELDSAIDSVLTTYGKSERNKYRAVVYYMLTKHFGKEAVYG; encoded by the coding sequence ATGGGTAAAAGAGACGATTTGATCGCAAAATATGCAGACGATCTCAAGAACAAGTGCGGCATGACGCCAGACATGGATCTGCTGACAAAAGTGACGATTGGCTGTGGCCCGGCGATCTACAATGCGGATGCGTCGACTGTGGCAGCCGGCCAACCGGACGAAATCGAAACCGTGAAGAACAATTTCCTGATCAAGAAGCTTGGCCTGAAAGACAGTGCAGAACTTGATTCAGCCATTGATTCGGTCCTGACGACCTATGGCAAATCTGAGCGCAACAAGTACCGCGCTGTTGTCTATTACATGCTGACAAAGCACTTCGGCAAAGAAGCGGTCTACGGCTAA
- a CDS encoding NlpC/P60 family protein encodes MTDRRLTPANGRVAAMHLAGQVEADTFVLGAEKMLLAPVTDLCASPAGARDRQLLLGAIVTVFEDRDGWSFVQAIDGYVGYVPSDALGALSPPSHFVATMATHAYQAEDFKSRDVMHLPFGARVTVLDERRKFFETSVGFVPKKHLRGLDQPFTDPATVAQLHFGVPYLWGGNSTSGIDCSGLIAASLTSCAMGCPADSDLQCEALGADVSGALRRGDLIFWKGHVGMMVDEHTLIHANVHHMATRYEPLDQAIARIKAQGDGHVTAQKRL; translated from the coding sequence ATGACCGATCGGCGTTTGACCCCGGCCAATGGGCGCGTTGCGGCCATGCATCTGGCCGGACAGGTCGAGGCTGATACTTTTGTTCTAGGCGCTGAGAAGATGCTTCTGGCACCGGTGACGGATCTTTGCGCAAGCCCTGCTGGCGCGCGAGATCGGCAGCTTTTGCTTGGTGCCATTGTCACGGTTTTTGAAGATCGTGATGGTTGGTCCTTTGTGCAGGCGATTGACGGTTATGTCGGGTATGTGCCCTCGGATGCGCTGGGGGCTCTAAGCCCGCCCAGTCATTTTGTGGCCACCATGGCGACCCATGCTTATCAGGCCGAGGATTTCAAATCGCGCGATGTGATGCATCTGCCCTTCGGCGCGCGGGTTACCGTTCTGGATGAACGGCGCAAGTTCTTTGAAACGTCGGTGGGGTTTGTGCCGAAAAAGCATCTGCGTGGCTTGGATCAGCCGTTTACAGACCCGGCGACGGTGGCCCAATTGCATTTTGGCGTGCCTTATCTTTGGGGTGGGAATTCAACAAGCGGTATCGATTGTTCCGGTCTGATTGCGGCGAGCCTTACCAGCTGTGCAATGGGCTGTCCGGCGGACAGCGATCTGCAATGTGAGGCGCTGGGCGCGGATGTCAGCGGCGCGCTGAGGCGCGGGGATTTGATTTTCTGGAAAGGGCATGTTGGGATGATGGTGGATGAGCATACGCTGATCCACGCAAATGTACATCATATGGCAACACGGTATGAGCCGCTGGACCAGGCAATCGCGCGTATCAAGGCTCAGGGCGATGGTCATGTCACCGCACAAAAGCGTTTATGA
- a CDS encoding M17 family metallopeptidase, translating to MPLTFAAPTEDAIPVHVIHADGLDGAVGQLPDQHQRWVKTQGFQAKLGQHLTLPDDDGQIARVLVGYGTPEQRARGRFHLGAVAAKLPDGTYRIAGGLDGSDLQEAALAWLLAGYSFDRYRKPAVPIAGLIAPEGIEARQIEIIAQGEALTRDLINTPTSDMGPADLENATRSLAAEHEAKINVTVGDDLISSGFPLIHTVGRASAQAPRLLDMRWGDQGPQLTLVGKGVCFDTGGLNIKPGASMGLMKKDMGGAATVLGLAHMIMGLGLRLRLRVLVPAVENSIDGNAFRPQDILTSRKGLTVEINNTDAEGRLVLADALTLSDEDSPDLVISMATLTGAARVAVGPDISPFYTDSDDHAAALSQAAHAVADPVWRLPFHTPYETMIEPGIADLDNAPKGGMAGSITAALFLRRFVESPYIHFDIYGWQPAAAPSRPKGGVGMGARAVLEALPALLEL from the coding sequence ATGCCCCTGACATTTGCCGCGCCAACCGAAGATGCAATTCCTGTTCATGTGATCCATGCGGATGGTTTGGATGGCGCGGTGGGACAGTTGCCAGATCAACATCAGCGCTGGGTAAAAACACAAGGTTTTCAGGCAAAGCTGGGTCAGCATCTGACTTTGCCGGATGACGATGGGCAGATCGCGCGGGTTTTGGTTGGCTACGGCACACCAGAACAGCGCGCGCGCGGCCGATTTCATTTAGGCGCTGTGGCAGCGAAACTGCCGGACGGAACCTACCGGATCGCGGGCGGTTTAGATGGATCTGATTTGCAAGAGGCGGCCCTTGCTTGGCTCTTGGCTGGATATAGCTTTGATCGCTATCGCAAACCTGCAGTTCCGATTGCTGGGCTTATCGCGCCAGAAGGGATCGAGGCGCGCCAGATCGAAATTATCGCGCAGGGCGAAGCGCTGACACGTGATTTGATCAACACGCCAACATCAGACATGGGACCTGCCGATCTGGAAAACGCGACCCGTTCACTAGCGGCCGAGCATGAGGCCAAGATAAACGTGACCGTTGGGGATGATCTGATCTCATCGGGGTTTCCGTTGATCCACACGGTTGGCCGCGCTTCGGCGCAGGCACCCCGCCTTTTGGATATGCGTTGGGGGGATCAGGGCCCGCAATTGACCTTGGTGGGTAAGGGGGTTTGTTTCGACACCGGCGGCCTGAATATCAAACCTGGCGCGTCCATGGGGTTGATGAAAAAGGATATGGGTGGCGCCGCGACGGTGCTGGGTCTTGCCCATATGATCATGGGGCTTGGACTGCGGCTGCGGCTGCGTGTGCTGGTCCCCGCAGTGGAAAACAGCATCGATGGAAACGCGTTTCGGCCCCAAGATATCCTGACATCGCGCAAGGGCTTGACGGTTGAGATCAACAATACGGACGCCGAAGGGCGGTTGGTCTTGGCGGACGCGCTGACATTGTCAGACGAAGATTCGCCTGATTTGGTGATTTCGATGGCCACTTTGACAGGCGCGGCACGGGTTGCCGTAGGGCCGGATATATCGCCATTTTATACGGACAGTGATGATCATGCTGCCGCGCTTTCGCAGGCGGCCCATGCAGTGGCCGATCCGGTTTGGCGCCTGCCATTTCATACCCCGTATGAGACCATGATTGAGCCGGGGATTGCGGATTTGGATAACGCGCCAAAGGGCGGCATGGCAGGAAGTATCACCGCCGCGTTGTTCCTTCGCCGATTTGTCGAAAGCCCCTATATTCACTTTGATATCTATGGCTGGCAGCCTGCTGCAGCACCTTCCCGGCCAAAGGGCGGGGTTGGGATGGGCGCGCGCGCCGTGCTTGAGGCTTTGCCCGCGCTCCTGGAACTATGA
- a CDS encoding carbonic anhydrase: protein MEHARPLPAYLINRYHGWKATTYAENKGWYARLAEDGQHPRSMVIACCDSRVHVTTIFGADQGEIFIHRNIANLVPSYSPDGNQHGTSAAIEYAVTALKVAHLIVLGHSGCGGVEGCYNMCSGHAPELEEPGSFIGRWMDILRPGFERLEDGDDATRKRALEKTSVIVSLENLMSFPFVASAVENETLSLHGLWNDIGDGSLEVYDPKQGGFSAI from the coding sequence ATGGAACATGCACGCCCACTGCCCGCATATCTGATCAACCGCTATCACGGTTGGAAGGCAACAACCTATGCCGAAAACAAAGGCTGGTATGCGCGACTGGCCGAAGACGGGCAGCATCCGCGCTCGATGGTGATTGCTTGTTGTGACAGCCGTGTGCACGTCACCACGATCTTTGGCGCCGATCAGGGCGAGATTTTCATCCACCGCAACATCGCCAATCTTGTTCCATCCTATAGCCCTGATGGGAATCAGCATGGGACATCCGCCGCGATCGAATACGCTGTGACGGCTTTGAAGGTCGCCCATTTGATTGTGCTCGGGCATTCGGGATGTGGCGGTGTCGAAGGGTGCTATAACATGTGCTCAGGTCACGCACCCGAGCTTGAAGAGCCTGGCAGTTTCATTGGTCGCTGGATGGACATCCTGCGCCCCGGTTTTGAGCGCCTTGAAGATGGGGATGATGCAACCCGCAAACGGGCTTTGGAAAAGACCTCGGTTATTGTGTCACTGGAAAACCTGATGAGCTTCCCATTTGTCGCATCCGCCGTCGAAAACGAGACCTTATCGCTGCACGGGCTTTGGAATGATATCGGGGACGGAAGTCTTGAGGTCTATGATCCCAAGCAAGGCGGATTTTCGGCGATCTAA
- a CDS encoding sodium-dependent bicarbonate transport family permease, with translation MAEIIALAGENLISPIILSFALGLAAALARSDLTIPEAVAKGMSIYLLFAIGFKGGVAVSAHGIDQTLILSLLAGLILSFALPLIAFALLRIMTGLSHVDAAAVAAHYGSISIVTFVAGTSVLQGRLIDAEGYMVAVAAVMEAPAILSALWLVARSGGGSKMTPGLIRELMLNGSIVLLVGSFFIGAVTGEEGLADISAFIVSPFQGVLCLFLLDMGLIAGRGLRQSKGVLGIGAVGFAIVMPMVSATIGLGVGLLIGLSLGGIVLLMVLSASASYIAVPAAMRVALPEANPSIYLTLSLGVTFPFNLTLGIPLYLAIAQSVTGG, from the coding sequence ATGGCCGAGATCATTGCACTGGCGGGTGAGAACCTGATTTCACCCATTATCCTAAGTTTCGCGCTAGGACTGGCCGCAGCGCTGGCACGATCCGATCTGACAATCCCAGAGGCCGTTGCCAAGGGGATGTCGATCTACCTGCTTTTTGCGATCGGGTTCAAAGGCGGCGTGGCGGTCAGTGCACATGGTATCGATCAGACCCTCATCCTGTCCCTGTTGGCCGGTCTGATCCTGTCTTTCGCCCTGCCCCTAATCGCGTTTGCCCTTCTGCGGATCATGACGGGGCTATCGCATGTGGATGCCGCCGCCGTGGCGGCCCACTACGGATCTATCAGTATTGTGACCTTTGTGGCGGGCACATCCGTACTGCAAGGACGCCTGATCGATGCCGAGGGCTACATGGTCGCCGTCGCCGCCGTGATGGAGGCGCCTGCGATCCTCTCGGCACTCTGGCTTGTGGCGCGTAGTGGCGGCGGGTCAAAGATGACGCCCGGCCTGATCCGAGAATTGATGCTGAATGGGTCGATTGTCCTGCTGGTCGGGTCCTTCTTTATCGGGGCTGTCACAGGCGAAGAAGGTCTGGCCGATATCAGCGCCTTCATCGTCTCGCCATTCCAGGGTGTGCTTTGCCTTTTCCTGCTGGATATGGGGTTGATCGCCGGACGCGGGTTGCGGCAATCAAAAGGTGTACTGGGCATAGGTGCCGTGGGTTTTGCCATAGTGATGCCGATGGTTTCGGCAACCATTGGTCTGGGTGTTGGACTGCTAATCGGCTTGTCGCTTGGGGGTATTGTGCTGCTGATGGTACTATCCGCATCTGCCAGCTATATCGCTGTACCTGCGGCAATGCGCGTCGCCCTGCCCGAGGCGAACCCATCAATCTACCTGACCCTATCGCTTGGTGTTACATTCCCGTTCAACCTGACGCTGGGTATCCCGCTTTACCTGGCCATCGCCCAATCTGTGACAGGAGGCTGA
- a CDS encoding P-II family nitrogen regulator → METHIAKRVEIVIEAPLERRLTEALTSAGVTGFTILPVLGGSGRSGKWSREGQVGRSGMVAVVCLIRPERLDGLLEAAFTVVEKHIGVVSITDAHVLRAERF, encoded by the coding sequence ATGGAAACGCATATCGCGAAACGCGTGGAAATAGTGATCGAGGCACCGCTCGAGCGGCGATTGACCGAAGCGTTGACCTCAGCCGGAGTTACCGGTTTCACAATCCTGCCCGTCCTTGGCGGATCCGGTCGATCCGGCAAATGGAGCCGCGAAGGCCAGGTTGGGCGCTCCGGTATGGTCGCCGTGGTTTGCCTGATCCGGCCCGAGCGGCTGGACGGGCTGCTTGAGGCCGCATTTACGGTAGTTGAAAAGCATATCGGGGTTGTCAGCATCACAGATGCACATGTGTTGCGGGCCGAAAGATTCTAA
- the zapE gene encoding cell division protein ZapE → MTLQDAYQSAVAAGTLKEDAAQLAVLPELERVRAALGAPAPRGFFRKAPPPIPGLYVWGGVGRGKSMLMDLLFAQVDAPKQRRHFHAFMQWIHAEMAEARAKGVDDAIAPVAAKLAKEVRFLAFDEMQITDITDAMIVGRLFEALFAAGVVVVTTSNRPPDDLYKNGLNRQLFLPFIDLLKERMVVHELSSPTDYRQDRLAGTTSYFTPIDADARAAIADIWTQLSNGQSAPLVLHVKGREVVLPHYHNGVARAKFFDLCGKPLGAADYLTLADAVRVLILEDIPALSRSNFNEAKRFVTLIDALYEAKVRLIASAAAAPEMLYMEGEGTFEFERTASRLREMQSDGWGQ, encoded by the coding sequence ATGACATTGCAAGATGCATATCAGTCGGCCGTTGCCGCGGGCACATTGAAAGAAGACGCCGCGCAATTGGCGGTGCTTCCAGAGCTAGAGCGCGTTCGCGCGGCCTTGGGCGCCCCTGCCCCGCGTGGTTTTTTCCGCAAGGCCCCGCCGCCGATTCCCGGTCTTTACGTCTGGGGCGGCGTTGGTCGTGGTAAATCGATGCTTATGGATTTGCTGTTCGCGCAGGTTGACGCCCCCAAGCAACGCCGTCATTTCCACGCATTCATGCAATGGATCCATGCTGAAATGGCAGAGGCCCGTGCGAAGGGCGTTGATGATGCGATCGCCCCTGTTGCGGCCAAATTGGCGAAAGAAGTTCGTTTTCTTGCATTTGATGAGATGCAGATCACAGATATTACCGATGCAATGATCGTTGGCCGCCTGTTTGAGGCTCTGTTTGCCGCGGGCGTTGTTGTCGTTACCACCTCTAACCGCCCGCCGGATGACCTATATAAGAACGGGCTGAACCGGCAGCTGTTCCTGCCATTCATTGATCTATTGAAAGAACGGATGGTTGTTCATGAACTGTCCAGCCCGACCGATTATCGCCAAGACCGGCTTGCGGGCACCACAAGTTACTTCACACCCATTGATGCGGATGCCCGCGCGGCCATCGCGGATATCTGGACCCAGCTGAGCAACGGTCAGTCGGCGCCTTTGGTGTTACATGTCAAAGGCCGCGAAGTTGTATTGCCGCACTATCATAATGGTGTTGCCCGCGCGAAGTTCTTTGATCTGTGTGGAAAACCGCTGGGTGCTGCGGACTATCTGACGCTTGCCGATGCGGTCCGTGTCCTTATCCTAGAGGACATTCCCGCCCTATCCCGCAGCAACTTCAACGAGGCCAAGCGTTTTGTCACGCTGATCGATGCGCTTTACGAGGCGAAGGTGCGATTGATTGCCAGCGCAGCTGCTGCGCCCGAGATGCTATATATGGAGGGCGAGGGTACGTTTGAATTTGAACGGACCGCAAGCCGTTTGCGCGAAATGCAATCGGATGGGTGGGGTCAATAG